From a single Andrena cerasifolii isolate SP2316 chromosome 8, iyAndCera1_principal, whole genome shotgun sequence genomic region:
- the Crcp gene encoding CGRP receptor component, which yields MEVLKECSAYLSNYEVLDILQNIKANKKQKMKQNQLATITYQTVRYLEETPCKKHSPEKIRKFLKAMEPYKLTKCEKLTLLNVCPKTPLEIQLIVEDSEDRLTDEEVESLLQVVATYLGEDEQDETDG from the exons ATGGAAGT ACTGAAGGAGTGTTCAGCATATTTAAGCAATTACGAAGTGCTGGATATTCTGCAGAatataaaagcaaataaaaagCAAAAGATGAAGCAGAATCAATTGGCAACGATAACCTATCAGACTGTTAGATATTTAGAAGAGACGCCATGTAAAAAGCACTCGCCCGAAAAGATCAGAAAGTTTCTGAAAGCAATGGAACCTTACAAGCTGACTAAGTGCGAGAAATTGACACTTTTAAACGTGTGCCCTAAAACACCGCTGGAGATACAACTG ATCGTGGAAGACAGTGAAGATCGCTTGACGGACGAAGAAGTAGAGTCCTTGCTACAAGTGGTAGCTACTTATTTAGGCGAAGACGAGCAAGATGAGACAGATGGGTAA
- the Denr gene encoding density-regulated protein, which yields MSAEEQPDLRLGPDPNVTYPIQVQYCGNCSLPIEYCEYYPEYEKCKQWLERNLPTEFEKVKLVEDNTTEAGGGEDEKKRQKRGGKGMLKAKKKEDVPKFVTVSRAPRGKKKSVTVVTGLSTFDIDLKVAAKFFGSKFACGSSVTGDDEIVIQGDVKDDLFEVIPEKWPQIDEDSIDDLGDQKR from the exons ATGTCGGCGGAAGAGCAGCCAGATTTACGGTTAGGACCGGATCCTAATGTCACTTATCCTATTCAAGTACAATACTGCGGAAACTGCTCTCTTCCCATCGAG TACTGCGAGTATTACCCAGAGTATGAAAAGTGCAAGCAATGGCTAGAAAGGAACTTACCGACAGAATTTGAGAAAGTTAAACTGG TGGAAGATAACACCACCGAAGCGGGCGGAGGCGAGGACGAGAAGAAACGACAGAAGCGTGGTGGCAAAGGTATGCTGAAGGCAAAGAAGAAAGAGGATGTTCCAAAGTTTGTGACTGTCTCTAGAGCACCTAGAGGAAAGAAGAAATCAGTCACGGTCGTGACTGGTCTTAGTACTTTCG ATATAGATTTGAAAGTCGCCGCAAAGTTCTTTGGCAGTAAATTCGCGTGCGGCTCTAGTGTGACGGGGGATGACGAAATAGTTATACAAGGAGACGTGAAGGATGATCTGTTCGAGGTGATTCCGGAGAAGTGGCCACAG ATCGACGAGGATTCTATAGACGACCTTGGTGATCAGAAAAGATAA